A genomic segment from Streptomyces sp. NBC_00459 encodes:
- a CDS encoding DNRLRE domain-containing protein has translation MRAAWVVLLLTGFVASGSPSGGGALLSTATGDSSAAPGITIPVTTLDDTGSEGAAKALSFLSEDELARRKAKLSGERVELTSRRTENSTVYVNPDGTLTADSYAGPVRVKRADGSWQDIDTELSDEGAALEPEAAAADITVSDGGDRKLASVAQDDVSLSLGWEDTLPTPTVDGDTASYALGDGETLTVTALKEGFSQNVVLDSAPDGALAYRIPVTTEGLTLSEADSGHLLLRNADGDLVAEAPAPMMWDSSKDAASGESQHLASVDTEIETAADGTQTLVLTPDASYFDQDLTYPVTVDPTTTLAATTDTWVATNYNDSQISSTELKSGTYDGGDTVARSFMKFDVSDFAGTDILDTNLALYSYWSSSCTEGTGTVVRRITESWSSSTITWADKPAGTSTGQVINTAAKGYSSDCPAGTMNFDIDDIVQAWADGTTNYGLLVRGVSETDSYTWRRFRSANYVSGDGSTEPHLTVTYNSYPKTSSPTLAPSTTSGTEKIVTALTPVFSAKVTDADSGAKARVQYAIEPDPVYADTTYSLTKSSAYVSSGKATPLTVPSSTPLPDGTHLRIRARAYDGTDYSTAWTSWQTFTVDTGALDIPDVPSDLRTGATETGTPLLTAVVTALGQDDVEAQYVLYNSSGTVVGDSPLGTATVASGERAALQVPDGLLTDGATYRWKARACVGAVCSSYSGLKSFTLDVAEEDTTAPDEDTTGTAPTAVSELTARAGEKGALVTWAASEFTGDEDDEVTYTVVAKLNGTTTSATTTTTGTSAILAGLTNGSAYTFTVTPANDYGTGAGTTSSSVTPVAVTGGTAAYRTVLEEYLAAQNALLTGDQVSAETAVAASDSGDGFADVLDAEQATPLTERAGVTGDDMDAEEPASTLTDVLAMPGTTGSTVDLRATATTTATYVSGVDGETPDATDDGGVTTDIYTFTAGTAPSLTGHITAAAGERTVSAGAEALTDFGDTLDTGTLDDTDDASEFDGDSTSTSATATTVSYDAQQASVSMSYGGIAGWAVSHAYQDAMYSQDCTNFVSRALHLGGGMKKKYDSYAYWNEDDLDYWWRYKGKVYGYNQSRTWINAAALKNFVYHYALWTTHSTSSAQLGDVIFYDWDPDRKDGVEHSSVISKIDANGKIFVAQHNHNYKYRPLTTQRKLVPEMKIWIYKVWPEWYS, from the coding sequence ATGCGTGCCGCATGGGTGGTACTGCTGCTCACGGGGTTCGTGGCGAGCGGGAGTCCGTCCGGCGGCGGGGCTCTGCTGAGCACCGCCACAGGGGACTCATCCGCGGCGCCCGGAATCACCATTCCGGTCACCACCCTGGACGACACCGGGAGCGAGGGCGCGGCGAAGGCGCTGTCGTTCCTGTCCGAGGATGAACTCGCGAGGCGCAAGGCGAAGCTGAGCGGGGAGCGCGTCGAGCTGACCTCGCGGCGCACCGAGAACTCCACGGTGTACGTGAACCCGGACGGCACGCTGACGGCCGATTCGTACGCCGGCCCGGTGCGGGTGAAGCGGGCCGACGGCTCGTGGCAGGACATCGACACCGAACTGTCCGACGAGGGTGCCGCACTGGAGCCCGAGGCGGCAGCCGCCGACATCACGGTGTCGGACGGCGGTGACAGGAAGCTCGCCTCCGTCGCCCAGGACGACGTGTCCCTGAGCCTGGGCTGGGAGGACACCCTGCCGACCCCGACGGTGGACGGCGACACCGCCTCCTACGCCCTGGGCGACGGCGAGACCCTGACGGTCACCGCCCTGAAGGAAGGTTTCTCCCAGAACGTCGTCCTAGACTCGGCCCCCGACGGCGCGCTCGCCTACCGCATCCCCGTCACCACGGAGGGACTCACCCTCTCCGAGGCCGACTCGGGACACCTGCTGCTCAGGAACGCCGACGGCGATCTGGTGGCCGAGGCCCCGGCGCCCATGATGTGGGACTCCTCCAAGGACGCGGCCTCCGGCGAGTCACAACACCTCGCCTCCGTCGACACGGAGATCGAGACGGCGGCCGACGGCACCCAGACCCTCGTACTCACCCCGGACGCCTCCTACTTCGACCAGGACCTGACCTACCCCGTCACCGTCGACCCGACCACCACGCTGGCAGCGACGACCGACACCTGGGTCGCCACCAACTACAACGACTCGCAGATATCCTCCACCGAGCTGAAGTCGGGCACGTACGACGGCGGTGACACAGTCGCCCGTTCGTTCATGAAGTTCGATGTCTCGGACTTCGCGGGTACCGACATCCTCGACACCAACCTGGCGCTGTACTCGTACTGGTCGTCGTCCTGCACGGAGGGCACGGGCACCGTGGTACGCCGTATCACCGAGTCCTGGTCGTCCTCCACGATCACCTGGGCCGACAAGCCCGCGGGCACCAGCACGGGCCAGGTGATCAACACCGCGGCCAAGGGGTACTCCTCGGACTGCCCGGCCGGCACGATGAACTTCGACATCGACGACATCGTCCAGGCCTGGGCGGACGGCACCACCAACTACGGCCTCCTGGTCCGCGGCGTCAGCGAGACCGACTCCTACACCTGGCGCCGCTTCCGCTCCGCCAACTACGTCTCCGGCGACGGCTCGACCGAGCCGCACCTGACGGTCACGTACAACTCGTATCCCAAGACGAGTTCACCGACCCTCGCGCCGAGCACCACCAGCGGCACCGAGAAGATCGTCACCGCGCTCACGCCGGTGTTCTCCGCCAAGGTCACCGACGCGGACTCCGGCGCCAAGGCCCGCGTCCAGTACGCGATCGAGCCCGACCCCGTCTACGCCGACACGACGTACTCGCTGACGAAGTCCAGCGCATACGTCAGCTCCGGCAAGGCGACCCCCCTGACCGTGCCGTCCTCGACCCCCCTGCCGGACGGCACCCACCTGCGCATCCGCGCCCGCGCCTACGACGGCACCGACTACTCCACGGCCTGGACGTCGTGGCAGACCTTCACCGTGGACACGGGCGCACTCGACATCCCGGACGTCCCGAGCGACCTGCGGACCGGCGCCACCGAGACCGGCACACCGCTGCTGACCGCCGTCGTCACCGCGCTCGGACAGGACGACGTCGAGGCGCAGTACGTGCTCTACAACAGCTCCGGCACCGTCGTCGGCGACAGTCCCCTGGGCACGGCCACCGTCGCCTCGGGTGAGCGTGCCGCACTCCAGGTCCCGGACGGGCTGCTGACCGACGGAGCCACGTACAGATGGAAGGCGCGCGCCTGTGTCGGCGCCGTCTGCTCCTCGTACAGCGGGCTGAAGTCCTTCACCCTGGACGTCGCAGAGGAGGACACCACGGCCCCCGACGAGGACACCACCGGCACCGCTCCCACCGCGGTGAGCGAACTGACCGCCCGGGCCGGGGAGAAGGGCGCCCTGGTCACCTGGGCCGCGTCCGAGTTCACCGGCGACGAGGACGACGAGGTCACCTACACGGTCGTGGCGAAGCTCAACGGCACCACGACCAGTGCGACCACGACGACCACGGGCACGTCCGCGATCCTCGCCGGCCTGACCAACGGCTCGGCGTACACGTTCACCGTGACACCGGCCAACGACTACGGCACCGGCGCCGGGACCACCTCGTCCTCGGTCACCCCGGTGGCGGTCACCGGAGGGACCGCCGCCTACCGGACGGTTCTGGAGGAGTACCTCGCCGCCCAGAACGCCCTGCTCACCGGCGACCAGGTCAGCGCGGAGACGGCGGTCGCGGCGAGCGACAGCGGCGACGGCTTCGCGGACGTCCTCGACGCCGAACAGGCCACGCCCCTGACCGAGCGGGCCGGAGTGACCGGCGACGACATGGACGCCGAGGAGCCCGCCAGCACGCTCACGGACGTCCTGGCCATGCCCGGCACCACCGGCTCCACCGTCGACCTGAGAGCCACCGCCACCACCACCGCCACCTATGTGTCCGGGGTCGACGGCGAGACCCCCGACGCGACCGACGACGGCGGGGTGACGACGGACATCTACACCTTCACGGCCGGCACGGCACCCAGCCTCACCGGCCACATCACCGCCGCGGCCGGCGAACGAACCGTCAGCGCGGGCGCCGAGGCCCTGACCGACTTCGGCGACACCCTCGACACCGGAACCCTCGACGACACCGACGACGCCTCCGAGTTCGACGGCGACAGCACCAGCACGAGCGCCACGGCGACCACCGTCTCCTACGACGCTCAGCAGGCCAGCGTGTCCATGTCCTACGGCGGAATCGCCGGCTGGGCCGTCAGCCACGCGTACCAGGACGCCATGTACAGCCAGGACTGCACCAACTTCGTCTCCAGGGCACTCCACCTGGGCGGCGGGATGAAGAAGAAGTACGACTCGTACGCCTACTGGAACGAGGACGATCTCGACTACTGGTGGCGCTACAAGGGCAAGGTGTACGGCTACAACCAGTCCCGCACCTGGATCAACGCCGCGGCGCTGAAGAACTTCGTCTACCACTACGCCCTGTGGACGACGCACTCCACCAGCAGTGCCCAACTCGGGGACGTCATCTTCTACGACTGGGATCCGGACAGGAAGGACGGCGTCGAGCACTCCTCCGTCATCTCGAAGATCGACGCGAACGGGAAGATCTTCGTGGCACAGCACAATCACAACTACAAGTACCGGCCTCTCACCACCCAGCGAAAGCTCGTACCCGAAATGAAGATCTGGATCTACAAGGTGTGGCCGGAGTGGTACTCGTGA
- a CDS encoding Uma2 family endonuclease, with translation MGGIMTAEPVAEPTAEPGCRWPVPPQDGYTVDDLFTLPDLPPHTELIDGSLVFVSPQRRFHAKMIELLMNGLRRTVPEDLSVEREMTVVLDRRNGPEPDLSVVRAAAITGLEQTRFRAEDVLLAIEVVSPDSEARDRDAKPRKYAAAGIPYFWLVEMADPNQHPVVRAYEIDPVNKTYALTGIHHDHLKLTAPYDIDVDITLDALRKV, from the coding sequence ATGGGAGGAATCATGACCGCCGAGCCCGTTGCCGAGCCGACCGCTGAGCCCGGCTGCCGCTGGCCGGTGCCGCCCCAGGACGGGTACACCGTGGACGATCTGTTCACGCTGCCCGACCTCCCGCCGCACACCGAGCTGATCGACGGGAGCCTGGTTTTTGTGAGTCCGCAGCGGCGTTTCCACGCCAAGATGATCGAATTGCTGATGAACGGCCTGCGCCGGACTGTCCCCGAGGATCTGAGCGTCGAGCGTGAGATGACCGTGGTGCTGGACCGCCGCAACGGCCCTGAACCCGACCTCTCCGTCGTCCGCGCGGCGGCCATCACCGGCTTGGAGCAGACCCGATTTCGGGCCGAGGACGTCCTGCTCGCCATCGAGGTCGTCTCCCCCGACTCAGAGGCCCGCGACCGTGACGCCAAGCCCCGCAAGTACGCCGCCGCAGGCATCCCCTACTTCTGGCTCGTCGAGATGGCCGACCCCAACCAACACCCGGTCGTCCGTGCTTACGAGATCGACCCGGTGAACAAGACCTACGCCCTCACCGGCATCCACCACGACCATCTCAAGCTCACCGCGCCTTACGACATCGACGTCGACATCACGCTGGACGCGCTCAGGAAGGTCTGA
- a CDS encoding LysR family transcriptional regulator, translating into MELRQLEYFVAVAEEQNFTRAAERVHISQSGVSAQIRRLEHELGAELFDRSARTATLTVAGKAALGPARAALAAAEAVGQAVGEVTDLIRGRLTVGMVVGCTVTPLFDALAAFHRAHPGVEISLLEDNSDRLVEQVRTGTVDLALIGTATATPEGLDALTIISERLVVAVPDGHPLAKRQRVSLRDLTTHPIVCMPPGTGLRTVFDRACAAQGIHPAIALQAGSADAVAGLAARGLGVAVLSESMAADHRDRLTARTIDDVETPALLALVWRRTPDPALRELLVHSRRAFA; encoded by the coding sequence ATGGAACTGAGGCAGTTGGAGTACTTCGTCGCGGTCGCCGAAGAGCAGAACTTCACCAGGGCCGCCGAGCGGGTGCACATCAGCCAGTCCGGCGTCAGCGCCCAGATCCGCCGACTGGAACACGAACTCGGCGCCGAACTGTTCGACCGGTCGGCGCGCACCGCCACCCTCACCGTCGCGGGAAAGGCCGCACTGGGACCCGCCCGAGCCGCCCTCGCCGCGGCCGAGGCGGTCGGACAGGCGGTGGGCGAGGTGACCGACCTGATCCGGGGCCGGCTCACGGTCGGGATGGTCGTCGGATGCACCGTCACACCGCTCTTCGACGCCCTCGCCGCGTTTCACCGGGCACACCCCGGTGTGGAGATCTCCCTGCTGGAGGACAACTCCGACCGGCTCGTCGAGCAGGTGCGCACCGGCACCGTCGACCTGGCTCTCATCGGTACGGCGACCGCCACCCCCGAAGGGCTGGACGCGCTGACGATCATCAGCGAGCGGCTCGTCGTGGCAGTGCCGGACGGGCACCCGTTGGCGAAACGGCAGCGGGTCTCGCTGCGCGACCTGACCACCCACCCGATTGTCTGCATGCCGCCCGGCACCGGCCTGCGCACGGTGTTCGACCGTGCCTGCGCGGCACAGGGCATCCACCCCGCCATCGCGCTCCAGGCCGGCTCCGCGGATGCCGTCGCCGGCCTCGCCGCCCGGGGGCTCGGCGTCGCCGTCCTCAGCGAGTCGATGGCCGCGGACCACCGCGACCGCCTCACCGCCCGCACCATCGACGACGTCGAGACCCCGGCGCTGCTCGCCCTGGTCTGGAGGAGAACACCCGACCCCGCCCTGCGTGAGCTGCTCGTGCACAGCCGCCGGGCATTCGCCTGA